A genomic window from Gossypium hirsutum isolate 1008001.06 chromosome D10, Gossypium_hirsutum_v2.1, whole genome shotgun sequence includes:
- the LOC121222567 gene encoding NAC domain-containing protein 83 — protein sequence MSTVSPQLQIPVGFRFLPTKEEILCDYLQPFIKGDPIPAGVMEELDIYGENREPWNIFNQDSAEESFWVITKLKKKSKSRIERTAGDGCWLQQYIKEVKNSDGGEVIGYDKYFKYTRKKSQKSNGQWSMHEFSLKDQEALGLSDYVICEIKNKDAAVVSPDYEECEGEINKKKKRKLMEVPSTSTNHFAFVPLGNQSFDYMAPEAGGFSPSPPFTACLNQQPNPWTSAGVGGNLGVPDYNSHHLEEAREDVNANSFITLQELDNFLNSDWS from the exons ATGTCAACTGTTAGCCCGCAGCTTCAGATTCCTGTAGGGTTTCGATTTCTTCCCACCAAAGAAGAAATCCTTTGCGATTACCTTCAACCATTCATCAAGGGCGACCCCATACCTGCTGGTGTGATGGAGGAGTTGGATATTTATGGAGAAAATCGCGAGCCTTGGAATATTTTCAACCAAGATTCGGCAGAAGAGTCTTTCTGGGTTATCACGAAGCTGAAGAAGAAGAGCAAATCAAGAATCGAAAGAACCGCGGGAGATGGATGTTGGCTCCAACAATATATCAAAGAAGTGAAGAACTCGGACGGCGGCGAAGTCATAGGGTATGATAAATACTTCAAGTACACCCGCAAGAAAAGCCAGAAATCAAATGGTCAATGGAGCATGCATGAGTTCTCCTTGAAAGACCAAGAAGCTCTTGGTTTGAGTGATTATGTTATCTGTGAGATTAAGAATAAGGATGCGGCTGTTGTGAGCCCGGATTACGAAGAATGTGAAGGAGAAATCAACAAGAAAAAGAAACGTAAGTTGATGGAGGTGCCGTCGACTTCAACAAATCATTTTGCTTTCGTGCCCCTGGGGAATCAGTCATTTGATTATATGGCTCCAGAAGCAGGAGGCTTCTCACCGTCACCACCCTTCACTGCATGTTTAAACCAACAACCAAACCCTTGGACGTCGGCAGGTGTTGGTGGCAATCTTGGAGTGCCTGATTATAATTCTCACCATCTG GAAGAAGCTCGTGAGGATGTCAACGCCAATAGTTTCATCACATTGCAAGAACTGGACAACTTTTTGAACTCCGATTGGAGTTGA